From Primulina tabacum isolate GXHZ01 chromosome 2, ASM2559414v2, whole genome shotgun sequence, one genomic window encodes:
- the LOC142536753 gene encoding uncharacterized protein LOC142536753 isoform X3, whose amino-acid sequence MQFFKAPSKSKSKSKISIRLILLITSCSLCAILYISCNFISTPTENIRFSTSQNDVSSPMSLEHLVFGIASNQKSWINRKNYVKLWWRPQEMKGDTTRFRYTYRNGLRSAIRVARVVSETFALNHSNVRWFVFGDDDTVFFPENLVKILSKYDHGLWYYIGTNSESFVQNKLFSYEMAFGGAGFAISYPLAKVLAKIFDPCLERYPHLYGSDGRIHACVTELGVVLTHEPGFHQIDFRGNMFGFLASHPLSPLVSLHHLDATDPIFPNMTTINSLHHLFQAVTIDSQRILQQTVCYDRWFSWTISISWGYAIQIFPRNVNLHDALRTRETYVPWRKGGGANNLYGVDTAGLEADPCRRPPVFFLDKVWLSGDRVRSSYRRMYGSENCAFDTGSPRKLEQVMVFSQKMELDSKQLHAPRRHCCDVMPSTSSSSSSSKVMEISIRECGDEEIIYMHS is encoded by the exons ATGCAGTTTTTTAAAGCACCCTCCAAATCAAAATCCAAATCCAAAATATCAATTCGTCTAATATTACTCATAACTTCGTGTTCTCTTTGTGCTATATTATACATCTCTTGTAATTTTATCAGCACCCCTACTGAAAATATCCGTTTCTCCACTTCACAAAATGACGTCTCCTCACCAATGTCCCTCGAACATCTTGTCTTTGGCATAGCCTCGAACCAGAAATCCTGGATTAATCGAAAAAACTATGTCAAACTCTGGTGGAGGCCTCAAGAAATGAAGG GAGATACAACCCGATTCCGCTATACGTACCGGAATGGTCTCCGATCTGCCATTCGTGTCGCACGGGTTGTGTCTGAAACTTTTGCCCTTAACCATTCAAATGTGAGATGGTTCGTGTTTGGAGACGATGACACGGTTTTTTTCCCTGAGAATCTTGTAAAGATTCTGTCCAAGTATGATCACGGTTTGTGGTATTATATTGGCACGAATTCTGAAAGCTTTGTTCAGAACAAGCTGTTTTCGTACGAAATGGCTTTTGGCGGAGCCGGTTTTGCTATTAGTTATCCCTTGGCGAAGGTGCTGGCTAAGATCTTTGATCCTTGCCTGGAAAGGTATCCGCATCTGTATGGAAGTGATGGTAGGATTCATGCCTGCGTCACAGAACTTGGTGTTGTCTTAACGCACGAGCCTGGATTCCATCAG ATTGATTTTCGAGGGAACATGTTCGGGTTCCTTGCCTCCCACCCGCTCAGCCCGCTCGTCTCCCTCCATCACTTAGACGCCACAGATCCAATCTTCCCTAACATGACCACAATAAACTCCCTGCACCACTTGTTCCAAGCAGTAACCATCGATTCGCAGAGAATTCTGCAACAGACCGTCTGCTACGATCGTTGGTTTTCATGGACAATCTCCATCTCCTGGGGATACGCTATTCAAATCTTCCCACGCAATGTAAACTTGCACGATGCACTGCGCACACGGGAGACTTATGTCCCGTGGAGAAAGGGCGGCGGGGCAAACAATTTGTATGGGGTGGACACAGCGGGGCTTGAGGCAGATCCATGTCGCAGGCCGCCTGTGTTTTTCTTGGATAAGGTGTGGTTGAGCGGAGATAGAGTGAGGAGTAGCTACAGAAGAATGTATGGTTCCGAAAACTGCGCATTCGACACGGGTTCTCCCAGGAAGCTTGAACAAGTGATGGTTTTCTCCCAGAAGATGGAGCTGGATTCCAAACAG CTGCACGCGCCGAGAAGACATTGTTGTGATGTGATgccttctacttcttcttcctcttcttcttcgaaaGTGATGGAAATTAGCATCAGAGAATGCGGTGATGAAGAGATAATTTACATGCATTCTTAG
- the LOC142536753 gene encoding uncharacterized protein LOC142536753 isoform X1, whose translation MQFFKAPSKSKSKSKISIRLILLITSCSLCAILYISCNFISTPTENIRFSTSQNDVSSPMSLEHLVFGIASNQKSWINRKNYVKLWWRPQEMKGCVFVEENIPPSNTSSDLPPICVSGDTTRFRYTYRNGLRSAIRVARVVSETFALNHSNVRWFVFGDDDTVFFPENLVKILSKYDHGLWYYIGTNSESFVQNKLFSYEMAFGGAGFAISYPLAKVLAKIFDPCLERYPHLYGSDGRIHACVTELGVVLTHEPGFHQIDFRGNMFGFLASHPLSPLVSLHHLDATDPIFPNMTTINSLHHLFQAVTIDSQRILQQTVCYDRWFSWTISISWGYAIQIFPRNVNLHDALRTRETYVPWRKGGGANNLYGVDTAGLEADPCRRPPVFFLDKVWLSGDRVRSSYRRMYGSENCAFDTGSPRKLEQVMVFSQKMELDSKQLHAPRRHCCDVMPSTSSSSSSSKVMEISIRECGDEEIIYMHS comes from the exons ATGCAGTTTTTTAAAGCACCCTCCAAATCAAAATCCAAATCCAAAATATCAATTCGTCTAATATTACTCATAACTTCGTGTTCTCTTTGTGCTATATTATACATCTCTTGTAATTTTATCAGCACCCCTACTGAAAATATCCGTTTCTCCACTTCACAAAATGACGTCTCCTCACCAATGTCCCTCGAACATCTTGTCTTTGGCATAGCCTCGAACCAGAAATCCTGGATTAATCGAAAAAACTATGTCAAACTCTGGTGGAGGCCTCAAGAAATGAAGGGTTGTGTTTTCGTGGAAGAAAATATTCCACCAAGTAACACAAGTTCTGATCTTCCTCCCATATGCGTTTCAGGAGATACAACCCGATTCCGCTATACGTACCGGAATGGTCTCCGATCTGCCATTCGTGTCGCACGGGTTGTGTCTGAAACTTTTGCCCTTAACCATTCAAATGTGAGATGGTTCGTGTTTGGAGACGATGACACGGTTTTTTTCCCTGAGAATCTTGTAAAGATTCTGTCCAAGTATGATCACGGTTTGTGGTATTATATTGGCACGAATTCTGAAAGCTTTGTTCAGAACAAGCTGTTTTCGTACGAAATGGCTTTTGGCGGAGCCGGTTTTGCTATTAGTTATCCCTTGGCGAAGGTGCTGGCTAAGATCTTTGATCCTTGCCTGGAAAGGTATCCGCATCTGTATGGAAGTGATGGTAGGATTCATGCCTGCGTCACAGAACTTGGTGTTGTCTTAACGCACGAGCCTGGATTCCATCAG ATTGATTTTCGAGGGAACATGTTCGGGTTCCTTGCCTCCCACCCGCTCAGCCCGCTCGTCTCCCTCCATCACTTAGACGCCACAGATCCAATCTTCCCTAACATGACCACAATAAACTCCCTGCACCACTTGTTCCAAGCAGTAACCATCGATTCGCAGAGAATTCTGCAACAGACCGTCTGCTACGATCGTTGGTTTTCATGGACAATCTCCATCTCCTGGGGATACGCTATTCAAATCTTCCCACGCAATGTAAACTTGCACGATGCACTGCGCACACGGGAGACTTATGTCCCGTGGAGAAAGGGCGGCGGGGCAAACAATTTGTATGGGGTGGACACAGCGGGGCTTGAGGCAGATCCATGTCGCAGGCCGCCTGTGTTTTTCTTGGATAAGGTGTGGTTGAGCGGAGATAGAGTGAGGAGTAGCTACAGAAGAATGTATGGTTCCGAAAACTGCGCATTCGACACGGGTTCTCCCAGGAAGCTTGAACAAGTGATGGTTTTCTCCCAGAAGATGGAGCTGGATTCCAAACAG CTGCACGCGCCGAGAAGACATTGTTGTGATGTGATgccttctacttcttcttcctcttcttcttcgaaaGTGATGGAAATTAGCATCAGAGAATGCGGTGATGAAGAGATAATTTACATGCATTCTTAG
- the LOC142536753 gene encoding uncharacterized protein LOC142536753 isoform X4, protein MLRSLLARIILRMCQPCHANNFTGNCAFQHSSRDTTRFRYTYRNGLRSAIRVARVVSETFALNHSNVRWFVFGDDDTVFFPENLVKILSKYDHGLWYYIGTNSESFVQNKLFSYEMAFGGAGFAISYPLAKVLAKIFDPCLERYPHLYGSDGRIHACVTELGVVLTHEPGFHQIDFRGNMFGFLASHPLSPLVSLHHLDATDPIFPNMTTINSLHHLFQAVTIDSQRILQQTVCYDRWFSWTISISWGYAIQIFPRNVNLHDALRTRETYVPWRKGGGANNLYGVDTAGLEADPCRRPPVFFLDKVWLSGDRVRSSYRRMYGSENCAFDTGSPRKLEQVMVFSQKMELDSKQLHAPRRHCCDVMPSTSSSSSSSKVMEISIRECGDEEIIYMHS, encoded by the exons GAGATACAACCCGATTCCGCTATACGTACCGGAATGGTCTCCGATCTGCCATTCGTGTCGCACGGGTTGTGTCTGAAACTTTTGCCCTTAACCATTCAAATGTGAGATGGTTCGTGTTTGGAGACGATGACACGGTTTTTTTCCCTGAGAATCTTGTAAAGATTCTGTCCAAGTATGATCACGGTTTGTGGTATTATATTGGCACGAATTCTGAAAGCTTTGTTCAGAACAAGCTGTTTTCGTACGAAATGGCTTTTGGCGGAGCCGGTTTTGCTATTAGTTATCCCTTGGCGAAGGTGCTGGCTAAGATCTTTGATCCTTGCCTGGAAAGGTATCCGCATCTGTATGGAAGTGATGGTAGGATTCATGCCTGCGTCACAGAACTTGGTGTTGTCTTAACGCACGAGCCTGGATTCCATCAG ATTGATTTTCGAGGGAACATGTTCGGGTTCCTTGCCTCCCACCCGCTCAGCCCGCTCGTCTCCCTCCATCACTTAGACGCCACAGATCCAATCTTCCCTAACATGACCACAATAAACTCCCTGCACCACTTGTTCCAAGCAGTAACCATCGATTCGCAGAGAATTCTGCAACAGACCGTCTGCTACGATCGTTGGTTTTCATGGACAATCTCCATCTCCTGGGGATACGCTATTCAAATCTTCCCACGCAATGTAAACTTGCACGATGCACTGCGCACACGGGAGACTTATGTCCCGTGGAGAAAGGGCGGCGGGGCAAACAATTTGTATGGGGTGGACACAGCGGGGCTTGAGGCAGATCCATGTCGCAGGCCGCCTGTGTTTTTCTTGGATAAGGTGTGGTTGAGCGGAGATAGAGTGAGGAGTAGCTACAGAAGAATGTATGGTTCCGAAAACTGCGCATTCGACACGGGTTCTCCCAGGAAGCTTGAACAAGTGATGGTTTTCTCCCAGAAGATGGAGCTGGATTCCAAACAG CTGCACGCGCCGAGAAGACATTGTTGTGATGTGATgccttctacttcttcttcctcttcttcttcgaaaGTGATGGAAATTAGCATCAGAGAATGCGGTGATGAAGAGATAATTTACATGCATTCTTAG